The Ascaphus truei isolate aAscTru1 unplaced genomic scaffold, aAscTru1.hap1 HAP1_SCAFFOLD_447, whole genome shotgun sequence DNA segment gggggtatatggggtaataggaggagttatagggagggggtatatggggtaataggaggagttatagggagggggtatatggggtaataggaggagttatagggagaggttatatggggttatagggagggggtatatggggtaataggaggagttatagggagcggttatatggggtaataggaggagttataggaagggggtatatggggtaataggagggggttatagggaggggttatatggggtaataggaggagttatagggagaggttatatggagtaataggaggagttatagggaggggttatatggggtaataggaggagttatagggagcggttctatgggttaataggaggggttatagggagcggttatatggggtaataggaggagttatagggagaggttatatggagtaataggaggagttatagggaggggttatatggggtaataggaggagttatagggagcggttatatggggtaataggaggagttatagggaggcggtatatggggtaataggaggagttatagggagcggttatatggggtaataggaggagttatagggagggggtatatggggtaataggaggagttatagggagaggttatatggagtaataggaggagttatagggagaggttatatggagtaataggaggagttatacggagggtgtatatggggtaataggaggagttatagggagaggttatatggagtaataggaggagttatggggaggggttatatggggtaataggaggagttatagggagcggttatatggggttataggaggagttatagggagggggtatatggggtaataggaggagttatatggagcggttatatggggtaataggaggagttatagggagcggttatatggggtaataggaggagttatagggagcggttatatggggtaataggatgagttatagggagggggtatatggggtaataggaggagttatagggagcggttatatggggtaataggaggagttatagggaggggttatatggggtaataggaggagttatagggagcggttatatggggtaatagggggtgTTATTGGGAGGGGTtgtatgggtaataggaggagttatagggaggggttatatggggtaataggaggagttatagggagcggttatatgggttataggaggagctatagggaggggtatatggggtaataggaggagttatagggagcggttatatgggtaataggaagttatagggaggggttatatgggtaataggagtagttagagggaggggttatatggggtaataggaggggttatagggagcggttatatggcgtaataggaggggttatagggaggggttatatggggtaataggaggagttatagggagggggtatatggggtaataggaggagttatagggagcggttatatggggtaataggaggggttatagggagggggtatatggggtaataggaggggttatatggggtagtatgaggagttatagggagcggtactTATTCCCCGGTCTCCGCCCGCAGGCTTCGCGCACTATCCAGTGGGGGCACGGtggcgtccccccctccctcccccgctatgCCAAAGTATAAACTCGCTGAGTATCGCTACGGACGAGAGGAGATGCTCGCTCTTTATGTGAAGGACAACAAGGTGAGGAATGGGTTaacgggtcagtcccacgtaggggcaacgtgacctaatgaccgggacgtgtttaatgggttaaagggtcagtcccacgtaggggcaaagtgacctaatgacagagacgtgtttaatgggtcagtcccacgtagggacaaagtgacctaatgactgggacgtgtgtaatgggttaaagggccagtcccacgtaggggcaaagtgacctaatgacaggggcgtgtttaatgggttaaagggtcagtcccacgtaggggcaaagtgacctaatgacaggggcgtgtttaatgggttaaagggacagtcccacgtaggggcaaagtgacctaatgacatggacgtgtttaatgggttaaagggtcagtcccacgtaggggcaaagtgacctaatgacagggacgtgtttaatgggttaaagggtcagtcccacgtaggggcaaagtgacctaatgacatggacgtgtttaatgggttaaagggtcagtcccacgtaggggcaaagtgacctaatgacagggacgtgtttaatgggttaaagggtcagtcccacgtagggacaaagtgacctaatgacagggacgtgtttaatgggttaaagggacagtcccaggtaggagcaaagtgacctaatgacagggacgtgtttaatgggttaaagggtcagtcccacgcaggggcaaagtgacctaatgacagggacgtgtttaatgggttaaagggtcagtcccacgtaggggcaaagtgacctaatgacagggatgtgtttaatgggttaaagggtcagtcccacgtagggataaagtgacctaatgacagggacgtgtttaatgggttaaagggtcagtcccacgtaggggcaatgTGACCTATtgacaggggcgtgtgtaatgggttaaagggtcagtcccacgtagggataaagtgacctaatgacagggacgagtttaatgggttaaagggtcagtcccacgtattGGCaacgtgacctaatgacagggacgtgtttaatgggttaaagggtcagtcccacgtaggggcaaagtgacctaatgacagggacgtgtttaatgggttgaaGGGtctgtcccacgtaggagcaaagtgacctaatgaccgggatgtgttttatgggttaacaggtcagtcccacgtaggagcaaagtgacctaatgacagggacgtgtttaatgggttaaagggtcaatcccacgtaggggcaaagtgacctaatgacagggacgtgtttaatgggttaaagtttcagtcccacgtaggggcaaagtgacctaatgacaggggcgtgtttaatgggttaaagggtcagtcccacgtaggggcaaagtgacctaatgacagggacgtgtttaataggttaaagggtcagtcccacgtaggggcaaagtgacctaatgtcagggacgtgtgtaatgggttaaagggtcagtaccacgtaggggcaaagtgacctaatgacagggacgtgtttaatgggttaaaaggtcagtcccacataggggcaaagtgacctaatgacagggacgtgtttaatgggttaaagggtcagtcccacgtaggggcaaagtgacctaatgacagagacgtgtttaatgggtcagtcccacgtagggacaaagtgacctaatgactgggacgtgtgtaatgggttaaagggccagtcccacgtaggggcaaagtgacctaatgacagggacgtgtttaatgggttaaagggtcagtcccacgtaggggcaaagtgacctaatgacaggggcgtgtttaatgggttaaagggacagtcccacgtaggggcaaagtgacctaatgacaggggcgtgtttaatgggttaaagggtcagtcccacgtaggggcaaagtgacctaatgacaggggcgtgtttaatgggttaaagggacagtcccacgtaggggcaaagtgacctaatgacatggacgtgtttaatgggttaaagggtcagtcccacgtaggggcaaagtgacctaatgacagggacgtgtttaatgggttaaagggtcagtcccacgtaggggcaaagtgacctaatgacatagacgtgtttaatgggttaaagggtcagtcccacgtaggggcaaagtgacctaatgacagggacgtgtttaatgggttaaagggtcagtcccacgtagggacaaagtgacctaatgacagggacgtgtttaatgggttaaagggacagtcccaggtaggagcaaagtgacctaatgacagggacgtgtttaatgggttaaagggtcagtcccacgcaggggcaaagtgacctaatgacagggacgtgtttaatgggttaaagggtcagtcccacgtaggggcaaagtgacctaatgacagggacgtgtgtaatgggttaaagggtcagtcccacgtaggggcaaagtgacctaatgacaggaacgtgtttaatgggttaaagggtcagtcccacgtaggggcaaagtgacctaatgacagggacgtgtttaatggttaaagggtcagtcccacgtaggggcaaagtgacctaatgacagggacgtggttaattggttaaagggacagtcccacgtatgggcaaagtgacctaatgacaggggcgtgtttaatgggttaaaaggtcagtcccacgtaggggcaaagtgacctaatgacagggacgtgtttaatgggttaaaaggtcagtcccacgtaggggcaaagtgacctaatgacagggacgtgattaatgggttaaagggtcagtcacacgtaggggcaaagtgacctaatgacagggacgtgtttaatgggtcagtcccacgtattGGCCACGTAACCTAATGCCAGTGACCCTCTCGCCCCTGTGTCAGGTCCCGGAGGAGATGCAGGATCAGGAGATTGCGGGGATTCTGCATGAGGAACCTCTGCAGCCTCTCGCCCTCCTTCCCCTTACTGAGGAGGAGCAGgtaacggggggagggggaggggaggcagggggagaggagatatgggggggaggcggggggagaggagatatgggggggaggcgcgggggagaggagatatggggggaggcgcgggggagaggagatatggggggaggcgcgggggagaggagatatgggggggaggcgcgggggagaggagatatgggggggaggcggtggggagaggagatatggggggggcgcgggggagaggagatatggggggaggtggtggggagaggagaagggcggGGTagaggagatatgggggggaggcgtgggggagaggagatatgggggggaggcggggggagaggagaagggcgggggagaggagatatgggggggggcgcgggggagaggagatatggggggaagaggtggggagaggagaagggcgggggagaggagatatgggggggaggtgcgggggagaGGAGATATGGGGGGGTGCGCCGGGGagaggagatatggggggggcgcgggggagaggagatatggggggaagaggtggagagaggagaagggcGGGGTAGAGGACATATGGGGGGAGGCGCGGGGGagaggagatatgggggggggtgcgggggagaggagatatgggggggggcgggggagaggagatatgggggggaggggcgggggagaggagatatggggggaagcggtggagagaggagaagggcGAGGTAgaggagatatggggggaggcggtggggagaggagaagggcagGGTagaggagatatgggggggaggcggtggggagagaagggcggggtagaggagatggggggaggcggtggggagagaagggcgggggaggagatatgggggggaggcggtggggagagTAGAAGGGCGGggtagaggagatggggggaggcggtggggagagaagggcgggggaggagatatgggggggatgcggtggggagagaagggcgggggagaggagatatggggggaggcggtggggagagaagggcgggggaggagatatgggggggaggcggtggggagagaagggcgggggagaggagatatgggggggaggcggtggggagagaagggcgggggagaggagatatgggggggaggcggtggggagaggagaagggcagGGTAGAGGAGATATGGGGGAGGCGCAGGGGAGAGGAGAtatggggggaagaggtggggagaggagaagggcggGGTagaggagatatgggggggaggcggtggggagaggagaagggcggGGTAgaggagatatggggggaggcgcgggggagaggagaagggcggGGTAGAGGAGAtatggggggaagaggtggagagaggagaagggcGGGGTAGAGGAGATATGGGGTGaggcggaggggagaggagaaggggagaggagatatgggggggaggcgCGGGGGAAAGGAGATATGGGGGGAAGCggtggagagaggagaagggtggGGTagaggagatatgggggggaggcgCGGGGGAAAGGAGATATGGGGGGAAGCggtggagagaggagaagggcGGGGTagaggagatatgggagggaggcggggggagaggagatatgggggggaggcggtggggagaggagaagggcggGGTagaggagatatgggggggaggcggtggggagagaagggcggggtagaggagatggggggaggcggtggggagagaagggcgggggaggagatatgggggggaggcggtggggagagaagggcgggggaggagatatggggggaagcggtggggagaggagaagggcggggtagaggagatggggggaggcggtggggagagAAGGGCGGGGGAGAGGAGATataggggggtgcggtggtggggagaggagatatgggggggaggcggggggagaggagatatgggggggaggcggtggggagaggagaagggcagGGTAgaggagatatggggggaggcgcgggggagaggagatatgggggggaagCGGTGGGGAGAGTAGAAGGGCGGGGTAgaggagatatggggggaggcggtggggagagaagggcggggtgtggcgaaaatgggggtaatcagcgcattaataaaggcagttggctcggctggttacccctatttcgcattggggatgaaggggttaattctatatgcattgctgtccccattttgcaggctagtctctacctgcagtgctgaataacaggagccgttccattaagactgctaatttaggaacggagtgagccagcaccctgatttttggggtgcagcctcagtgtaaccccccaagaacacagacattaaaaatataactttgtcataagggaaacatatatttttgataaagtgcctttctggtgcagttaaaatgtaccggcaggatgctgtttttgtctgcctgcctttgtaatgcattaaggaacaaatgttatgcatatatGAGCCCCCCAttgggatgaaagaccccagattcgtaaagtgtcacttaatcaggatgttttttttttgtttcaaatttttttattaggcagttataacATTTCACAGTATTGCAAATACAAACAATATATTAGCCTAATGCATGTTTTTACCTTTTAACTGGGGAGGAAAGGAAAGAGTCTCAACGTCCCCCTGACCCTTCGGGGTCTACTGGGGTGGCGTAAGTGTGGAAACAGAAAGggggcagggaagagagagaaagtgggagggggggaggcgagaggagggggggggcattacTCCCCTTCTCCTTGACATCCCTAATTTGGGCCTTGATTCTATTTTTTCCCCTCTACTGTTATGGGGTGTTTCGACGTAGGAGCGCCATTTGGGTTAGCCAGGGGTCCCATATATTATTGAAAGAAGTAGCGGACAGTCTCTCCATgtccatcacctcttgcacccttttTATTACTGtttgtttggaggggggagacaccttcttccaggcggctgccaccgcacacctagccgccgtgagaatgaaggagactaatttgcctgttggtcggtccagtgtatctaagggcctggccaacagataggtcagcgggtcaatgggtattgtgaggtctgtgacctcttctattaatttttgtatcgtttcccagtatttctgaatttccggacatgtccaccagatgtgggccatgtcccccttttgaccgcagcctctccaacacagGTCGgaagccagggggtagatttgatttattctaactggggtaagataccagcggaacagtatcttgtatatgttttctttgattgtggtacatatggaagttcctgaggcattttcccaatactttcccaatcctctcggtctataactatatccaattctgctgcccaatgtagcatatagtcatgtgtgggggcttctgtgGCCCTCTCCAGTTTTGCACTAATGTGCGTTATAAGACCTCTCTGGTGGCCcgtttctctacagagccgctcgaaaccggtgagagggggaaattccaacgttggggataatgtttgaataaagtgccgaatttgtaggtacttgaaaaCATTTAgtcctactatttcatatttggtttgtagattttgataactcgggaactccccgaagctcaagAGGTCAGCTACCGCTCTGATATTTTTTGTcttgaattggtcaaattgtctgggctcacagccaggtgggaatttcggatttttgtgcATTGGTGTAAGTTTGGATTGAGGTGTGGTGAGCTTGAATTTGAATTTGCacttcgtccaggtctcccaggtttgtctcatcgggcctaatttgaatttgctattctgcatgtcctccctgctcagggaccaaaggcaagctggcagtgagggcgtcccggcataatgcgtttctatatctagccagcagTGCTGATTTGGGTTCGCGTTCCAGACCAccacctgtcgcaattgggcggccTGGTAAtatcttgtgatgtctgggactcccattcctcctctcccccttggggcCAAGAGAACCGTTCTggtgactctgggttttttcccttgccaaataaattggaagattaacttttggatgtttttcaattccgagccagggatgtggacagggagagtctgaaagtagtatagcaatctagggagtatgttcattttaaccgagatcattctcccgatccctgatatctggtatcctccccatttctctagatcttgtttgattttttggaacagggccggatagttatgttgatataaggattggtaggtcctcgatatcttgactcccaagtatttgatacatgAGGAGCTCCA contains these protein-coding regions:
- the LOC142484869 gene encoding GRB10-interacting GYF protein 1-like, with translation MAAETLNFGPEWLRALSSGGTVASPPPSPAMPKYKLAEYRYGREEMLALYVKDNKVPEEMQDQEIAGILHEEPLQPLALLPLTEEEQYF